Proteins from one Malaya genurostris strain Urasoe2022 chromosome 2, Malgen_1.1, whole genome shotgun sequence genomic window:
- the LOC131431724 gene encoding zinc finger protein 512B-like, which yields MKAFIVLSMALAIASCAAVDDSTSKKEKRGLWELSNDHDDIGYDHHYDDHYDHKTIIKTKNVHVPYPVEVEKHVPVPVKVPYPVPVEKKVPVYVEKNVPVYVEKKVPVHVDRPVPYPVEVKVPVVQKEYVEVPKPYAVHVEKPVPVYVSKPVYVEKPVPVTVHIKEHKKHWGLF from the exons ATGAAG GCGTTCATTGTGTTGTCCATGGCTCTGGCCATTGCATCCTGTGCGGCAGTCGACGATTCCACCAGCAAGAAGGAAAAACGAGGCCTCTGGGAATTGAGCAACGATCACGATGACATCGGGTACGATCATCATTACGATGATCACTACGATCACAAAACCATTATCAAGACCAAGAACGTTCACGTCCCATACCCGGTTGAGGTTGAGAAGCACGTCCCGGTTCCGGTGAAGGTCCCATACCCAGTTCCAGTTGAGAAGAAGGTTCCAGTTTATGTGGAGAAAAATGTACCCGTCTACGTCGAGAAGAAAGTTCCCGTCCACGTTGATCGTCCAGTTCCGTACCCAGTTGAAGTGAAGGTCCCAGTTGTCCAGAAGGAATACGTCGAAGTGCCAAAACCGTACGCAGTTCATGTTGAGAAACCCGTTCCGGTGTACGTCAGCAAGCCGGTGTATGTCGAGAAGCCTGTTCCAGTGACCGTTCACATCAAGGAGCACAAGAAACATTGGGGTCTGTTCTAA